The following coding sequences are from one Myxosarcina sp. GI1 window:
- a CDS encoding arylsulfatase: MLFNFGIFNSNVAFAANYASSNIKPASQEIAQLTTTTKSPKKPNIIIIWGDDIGQSDISAYTKGLMGFSTPNIDRLAKEGVTFTDYYGEQSCTAGRSAFITGQSVFRTGLSKVGLPGADTGLQDEDPTIAEMLKAQGYATAQFGKNHLGDKDKFLPTAHGFDEFYGNLYHLNAEEEPELPDYPKPEEFPDFKKNFGPRGVLHSFAKPGGGQEIEDTGPLTKKRMETIDDDVANRSVEYVKKHAESGEPFFMWTNFTHMHFRTHTKPESLGQAGRWQSPYHDTMIDHDKNVGQILDAIDEAGIADNTIVMYSTDNGPHMNSWPDAAMTPFRSEKDTGWEGAFRVPAFVRWPGHIEPGSISNEIVSHLDWMPTLVAAAGEPEIKDKLLNNYRVGNKRFKVHLDGYNILPYLTGQEEHSPRNEMFYFSDDGDLLALRYDNWKAHFAQQRTPGTLALWGEPFVATRLPWLYNLRTDPYEKATITSNTYWDWYLDHVYLLLPANKYVANFLETFKEYPPRQEAASFTIDQALEKLKPPSS; encoded by the coding sequence ATGCTGTTTAATTTTGGTATTTTCAACAGTAACGTAGCTTTTGCAGCAAATTATGCTTCTAGCAATATCAAACCTGCATCGCAGGAAATTGCTCAACTGACGACTACTACTAAAAGCCCCAAAAAACCCAATATTATAATTATCTGGGGAGATGACATCGGACAGAGCGATATCAGCGCCTATACTAAAGGTTTGATGGGCTTTAGTACTCCCAATATAGATCGCCTGGCAAAAGAAGGAGTTACCTTCACCGACTATTATGGCGAGCAAAGCTGTACCGCAGGGCGATCGGCTTTTATTACCGGACAGAGCGTTTTCCGCACTGGCTTGAGTAAAGTAGGTCTTCCTGGTGCTGACACGGGTTTGCAAGATGAAGATCCCACCATTGCCGAAATGCTGAAGGCTCAAGGTTACGCCACCGCTCAATTTGGTAAGAATCACTTAGGCGACAAAGATAAGTTTCTGCCCACCGCTCATGGTTTTGATGAATTCTACGGCAACCTCTATCACCTCAACGCCGAAGAAGAACCAGAACTGCCCGATTATCCCAAACCAGAAGAGTTTCCCGACTTTAAGAAAAATTTCGGTCCTCGCGGCGTACTCCACAGTTTTGCCAAACCTGGTGGCGGACAGGAAATTGAAGATACGGGTCCTCTGACTAAAAAACGGATGGAAACTATCGACGACGATGTTGCCAATCGTTCTGTCGAATATGTTAAGAAGCATGCAGAATCGGGAGAACCGTTCTTTATGTGGACTAATTTTACCCACATGCACTTCCGCACCCATACTAAGCCTGAAAGTTTGGGTCAAGCAGGACGCTGGCAGTCTCCCTATCACGATACGATGATCGACCACGACAAAAACGTCGGTCAGATCTTAGATGCGATCGACGAGGCGGGTATTGCCGATAATACGATAGTCATGTATAGCACCGATAACGGTCCTCACATGAACTCCTGGCCCGATGCGGCAATGACTCCTTTCCGCAGTGAAAAAGATACGGGCTGGGAAGGTGCTTTTCGCGTTCCTGCTTTTGTACGTTGGCCAGGTCATATCGAACCAGGTTCCATATCCAACGAGATTGTCTCTCACCTAGACTGGATGCCTACTCTAGTGGCAGCAGCAGGAGAGCCAGAAATCAAAGACAAACTATTGAATAATTACCGAGTAGGCAACAAAAGATTTAAGGTACATTTAGACGGTTATAATATTTTGCCCTATCTCACGGGTCAGGAAGAACATAGCCCTCGCAATGAGATGTTCTACTTCTCTGATGACGGCGATTTGTTGGCACTGCGATATGACAACTGGAAAGCCCATTTTGCCCAGCAAAGAACTCCTGGGACTCTAGCTCTCTGGGGTGAGCCATTTGTAGCAACCAGACTTCCCTGGCTCTACAATCTCCGTACCGATCCCTATGAGAAAGCTACGATTACTTCCAATACCTACTGGGATTGGTATCTCGACCACGTTTATTTATTGCTACCTGCAAATAAATATGTAGCTAACTTTCTAGAAACCTTCAAAGAGTATCCTCCACGCCAAGAGGCAGCTAGCTTCACAATCGACCAGGCACTTGAGAAGTTAAAACCTCCCAGTAGCTAG
- a CDS encoding formylglycine-generating enzyme family protein, whose translation MAIALVGLLSFPLSVRASNTSSCPEGMVFIPGGSFTIGADNSEFIEEKAAKDVSVKSFCIDKHEVTNAEFAKFVEATGYITIAERPLSKEQFPDLPDEQRTAGSLVFQPPAEDSRQIAYLSWWHWTPGANWRHPFGVGSDIEGKENYPVVHIAYEDAVAYAEWAGKTLPTEAQWEFAARGGLKNKKFTWGDEYSAKKANTWQGIFPFFNTKEDNYVGTAPVASFPPNRYGLYDMTGNVWEWTSDWFAVSHASKAHSSDPTGPAKEVSFDPKKPADGAMHVVKGGSYLCAKNYCSRYRPAARESQAPDTGTTHIGFRGIVALSES comes from the coding sequence ATGGCGATCGCTCTTGTAGGTTTATTGAGTTTTCCTTTGTCAGTTCGGGCTAGCAACACCTCTTCCTGTCCAGAGGGGATGGTGTTTATTCCAGGGGGTTCTTTTACCATCGGGGCAGATAATTCTGAATTTATCGAAGAAAAAGCCGCTAAAGATGTTTCGGTAAAATCTTTTTGCATCGATAAACACGAAGTAACCAACGCCGAGTTTGCCAAGTTTGTCGAGGCAACAGGATACATAACTATAGCCGAACGTCCCCTATCTAAAGAACAGTTTCCCGACTTGCCCGACGAACAAAGGACAGCGGGTTCTTTGGTTTTTCAGCCTCCTGCCGAAGATAGCCGACAAATAGCGTATTTAAGTTGGTGGCACTGGACTCCAGGTGCCAACTGGCGACATCCTTTTGGAGTGGGTAGCGACATCGAAGGTAAAGAAAATTATCCCGTAGTTCACATTGCCTATGAAGATGCCGTCGCCTACGCTGAATGGGCGGGAAAAACGCTGCCTACTGAAGCCCAATGGGAATTTGCGGCGCGGGGAGGATTAAAAAATAAGAAATTTACCTGGGGGGATGAGTATTCTGCCAAGAAAGCCAATACCTGGCAGGGAATCTTTCCCTTTTTCAACACTAAAGAAGATAACTACGTGGGAACTGCTCCCGTTGCTTCCTTTCCCCCCAATCGCTATGGCTTATATGACATGACGGGTAATGTTTGGGAATGGACTTCTGACTGGTTTGCAGTTAGCCATGCCAGCAAAGCCCACAGCAGCGATCCTACAGGACCTGCTAAAGAAGTAAGTTTCGATCCCAAAAAACCTGCCGACGGAGCCATGCACGTAGTCAAAGGCGGTTCATATCTGTGTGCCAAAAACTATTGCAGTCGCTACCGCCCTGCGGCAAGAGAATCCCAGGCACCCGATACGGGAACTACACACATCGGGTTTCGCGGAATTGTAGCTTTGAGCGAATCGTAA
- a CDS encoding arylsulfatase has protein sequence MKHSFFYRCGKSLVTIALTIALVLIGNLPFGSVAIAADYSANKFNFNKAPQTVTQLPKPDPVFKGRVGKTYKDSVPSYPQPLEAPEGDPNVLIILLDDVGFGMTSTFGGPVPTPNLDKLASNGVSYTRFHTTALCSPTRAALLTGRNHHSVGTGVITEMGTGYPGYTGIIPKSTALVSETLKDNGYATSMFGKWHNTPEPAISPAGPFDRWPTGLGFDYFYGFNQGETNQYYPTLYRNTVPVDPPQTPEEGYHFTADITDEAIAWIRNVRAADPDKPWFTYFSTGAVHAPHHAPPEWREKFKGKFDYGWDRQRELTYQKQLEMGIIPEGTQLTPRPEEIPAWDEVPDEAKTVYTRLMENYAGYMAHTDYHVGRLIDSLEQSGELDNTLIFYIIGDNGASAEGGLEGTFSELASLFGIQLGLESTINRLDEIGGPKSEPHVPVGWAWAMDSPFQWTKQVASHLGGTRNPMVIHWPKGIQSKGEIRNQFHHVIDVVPTILEATKIAEPTEVNGIAQKPIEGVSMAYSFDERAAKDKRTTQYFEMFVNRAIYDDGWMASSHFGVPWDTASRYGDFQDAPWELYNLEEDFSQANDLAAENPEKLKKLQAKFVEEAQKYDVFPLDPRFSERLDPKLRVSGEPPTSWTYYGNNVRMPEPVGPQLFPRGHTITADVTIPQKGAEGVITCAGGFSVGWSLYVKDNKPNFRYAVVDIGNVTIPGTVTLPKGKATIKTEFTPDGSPEGGGTLNLFVNDKPAGEGKLTRSLFRHGLEPFEVGRDSITAIDPAYENKGKFEFTGKIDEVNFALK, from the coding sequence ATGAAACATTCATTTTTCTATCGGTGCGGCAAATCGCTTGTGACGATCGCTCTAACTATAGCCTTAGTACTGATAGGTAATTTGCCTTTTGGTAGTGTTGCGATCGCGGCTGACTATTCTGCCAACAAATTTAATTTCAATAAAGCCCCTCAGACGGTTACCCAACTCCCCAAACCCGACCCCGTATTTAAAGGTAGAGTCGGCAAAACCTATAAAGATTCCGTTCCTAGTTATCCCCAACCGTTGGAGGCTCCCGAAGGAGATCCCAATGTGTTGATAATTCTGCTAGATGACGTAGGTTTTGGTATGACCTCTACTTTTGGAGGACCCGTACCTACTCCAAATCTAGATAAGTTAGCTAGTAACGGAGTTTCTTACACTCGCTTCCACACTACGGCTCTGTGTAGCCCCACTCGCGCCGCCTTGCTAACAGGACGGAACCATCACAGCGTCGGCACGGGAGTCATTACCGAGATGGGTACGGGCTATCCAGGCTATACGGGCATCATTCCCAAAAGTACCGCTCTAGTCTCAGAAACCCTCAAGGACAACGGTTACGCTACGTCTATGTTTGGCAAATGGCACAATACCCCAGAGCCAGCCATCAGCCCTGCTGGACCTTTTGACCGTTGGCCCACTGGACTGGGATTCGACTACTTTTATGGGTTTAACCAAGGAGAAACTAACCAATATTATCCGACTCTTTACCGCAACACAGTTCCTGTCGATCCTCCCCAAACTCCCGAAGAAGGCTATCACTTTACTGCGGATATAACCGATGAAGCGATCGCCTGGATTCGTAACGTACGAGCTGCCGATCCCGATAAACCTTGGTTCACCTACTTCAGCACGGGAGCAGTTCATGCGCCCCATCACGCGCCCCCAGAATGGCGAGAAAAATTCAAGGGCAAATTTGACTATGGCTGGGACAGGCAGAGGGAATTGACCTATCAAAAGCAATTAGAAATGGGCATCATTCCAGAAGGGACTCAATTAACCCCCCGTCCAGAGGAAATACCTGCCTGGGATGAAGTGCCTGACGAAGCCAAAACGGTATATACCCGACTAATGGAAAACTATGCTGGATACATGGCGCATACCGACTATCACGTCGGTCGATTGATTGACTCTCTGGAGCAGTCTGGAGAATTAGACAACACGCTGATCTTCTATATCATCGGCGATAACGGAGCCAGTGCCGAGGGGGGACTAGAAGGAACCTTTAGCGAACTTGCCAGCTTGTTTGGTATTCAGTTGGGACTAGAAAGCACCATCAATCGCCTTGACGAAATCGGCGGACCAAAGAGTGAACCTCACGTGCCTGTAGGCTGGGCATGGGCGATGGATTCTCCCTTTCAGTGGACGAAGCAGGTCGCCAGTCACCTTGGCGGAACTCGTAACCCGATGGTGATTCACTGGCCCAAAGGTATTCAGTCTAAAGGCGAAATTCGTAACCAGTTTCACCACGTTATCGACGTAGTGCCAACAATTTTAGAGGCAACTAAGATTGCCGAACCAACAGAAGTAAACGGTATTGCTCAGAAGCCAATTGAAGGAGTCAGTATGGCTTACTCTTTTGACGAGCGAGCTGCTAAGGACAAAAGAACCACCCAATACTTCGAGATGTTTGTCAATCGGGCTATCTATGATGATGGCTGGATGGCTTCGAGTCACTTTGGTGTGCCTTGGGATACGGCGAGTCGCTATGGCGATTTCCAAGATGCCCCTTGGGAGCTATACAACCTGGAGGAAGATTTTAGTCAGGCTAATGACCTTGCCGCAGAAAATCCCGAAAAACTCAAGAAATTACAGGCTAAATTCGTCGAAGAAGCCCAGAAGTACGATGTTTTTCCCCTCGATCCCCGATTTTCCGAACGGCTCGATCCCAAACTCCGAGTAAGCGGCGAACCGCCAACTAGCTGGACTTACTACGGTAATAATGTGCGTATGCCAGAGCCAGTGGGACCGCAACTGTTCCCCAGAGGGCATACTATCACTGCCGATGTAACCATACCCCAAAAAGGAGCAGAAGGGGTTATTACCTGTGCTGGTGGTTTTTCCGTTGGCTGGTCGCTGTACGTCAAGGACAATAAACCAAACTTCCGCTACGCAGTGGTTGATATTGGAAATGTCACCATTCCAGGAACGGTAACTTTGCCCAAGGGCAAAGCGACCATTAAAACTGAGTTTACCCCCGACGGCTCTCCAGAAGGAGGCGGCACCCTCAATCTATTTGTCAATGACAAGCCAGCAGGGGAGGGCAAACTAACTCGCTCTTTGTTCCGTCACGGTTTAGAACCGTTTGAGGTCGGTCGCGACTCGATTACGGCGATCGACCCTGCCTATGAAAATAAGGGCAAGTTCGAGTTTACAGGCAAGATCGATGAAGTTAACTTTGCGTTGAAGTAA
- a CDS encoding HAD family phosphatase: MANPNDLVATSDPLPSWREGQIKSAILDFVQQATTKESKGYIPPGDRTATFDNDGTLWCEQPLAQGMFVISLLKKQIKTQPELAELPVVKALLKGDYSYFDRPEAMAELVRLLAEISANISQAEFEPKARAFLETATHPQYKVKYTELAYQPQVELLTYLRANGFQTWICTGGGIDFVRLISEPMYGIIPQQVIGSYLEKEYRSINGSNVIWRLPKIVHINDRAGKPVGIDRAIGQPPVFACGNVRNGGDIAMLTYSQSSPYPNFQLLIDHDDREREFAYSEPNNASLNAARPQGWQVVSMKNDWRQVFAWQ; the protein is encoded by the coding sequence ATGGCTAATCCTAACGATCTGGTAGCTACATCAGATCCTCTACCATCCTGGCGAGAGGGACAGATTAAATCCGCCATTTTAGACTTCGTGCAGCAAGCCACGACAAAGGAAAGTAAAGGTTATATTCCTCCAGGCGATCGCACCGCTACTTTCGACAATGATGGTACTCTTTGGTGCGAACAACCCTTGGCACAGGGCATGTTTGTTATCTCTTTGCTTAAAAAACAGATTAAGACGCAGCCAGAATTGGCAGAGCTACCTGTGGTAAAGGCACTACTAAAAGGCGACTACAGCTATTTCGATCGACCCGAAGCGATGGCAGAGCTGGTCAGGCTCCTAGCTGAGATAAGTGCCAACATATCCCAAGCAGAGTTTGAGCCAAAGGCGCGAGCTTTTCTAGAAACTGCCACTCATCCACAGTACAAAGTCAAATATACCGAACTAGCCTATCAGCCACAGGTCGAACTGCTGACCTATTTACGTGCTAACGGGTTTCAGACCTGGATTTGCACTGGTGGCGGTATCGACTTTGTACGGTTAATCTCAGAGCCTATGTACGGCATCATTCCCCAACAAGTTATTGGCAGTTATTTAGAAAAAGAATATCGCTCTATTAACGGCAGTAATGTCATCTGGCGTTTACCCAAAATTGTCCATATTAACGATCGAGCAGGTAAGCCAGTCGGAATCGATCGCGCCATCGGTCAACCCCCCGTTTTTGCCTGCGGTAACGTGCGTAATGGCGGCGATATTGCCATGCTGACCTACAGTCAGAGTTCGCCCTATCCTAATTTTCAACTTTTGATCGACCACGATGATCGGGAGCGCGAATTTGCCTATAGCGAACCCAACAATGCTTCACTCAACGCTGCCCGACCACAGGGCTGGCAGGTAGTCAGCATGAAAAACGATTGGCGACAGGTTTTTGCCTGGCAATAA
- a CDS encoding arylsulfatase: protein MIKSFSKTIASMTIAIIFMLQIAVSPAIALEKIPHPPEPFAGKINLTFEGSEAVKSELKLPENLGIDNAPNILLVLIDDVGYGQYGSFGGGIPTPTMDRVVKNGLQYTQFHTTALCSPTRAALLTGRNHHSVGTGVIGELGTGFPGYSGEIPSNAATFAKILQEYGYATSWFGKNHNIPDWETSLAGPFDHWPPAVGFDYFYGFVGGDTDQFSPALVENLNRIEAPKTNADGSPYHLTTDLADHAINHIRQVKEIAPQKPFFAYFATGATHAPHQVPEQWIDKFKGQFDMGWDEYRQQTFERQKQLGVIPANTKLTPRPDSLPAWNSLSAEEQKVYARMMEVFAGFTAQTDYEVGRVVDAIDDLGELDNTLIFYIAGDNGSSAEGGLEGLLNENTVFNALSEPLDRKLAAVDDLGGPKYFNHFPAGWAWAMDTPFQWTKQIASHFGGTRNGMAISWPARIKDKGGKRYQFSHVIDLYPTILEAVGIETPLEVNGIAQKPVEGTSMVYTFDDKDAPSRHTKQYFEIVGNQGIYDNGWMASALFSIPWNANPPKDKDILNGMDWELYHIDEDFSQANNLAEEMPDKVLEMRELFYAEAAKYNVLPLDGRRTERFRVELRPSLTQGRTNFVYPDHLRVTEGAAPDLKHKNYTITAEVNIPEEGSEGVLVTQGGRFGGYGLFVKDGKLVYVHNLADVERYQVVSDKPLPTGDVTLKAVYKSDKDVPFSGATVTLYANNRRIGEGRVEKTLPNRISIDETFDVGYDTGTPVTEDYETPFDFTGKLKEVAIDLNT from the coding sequence ATGATTAAATCTTTTTCCAAGACCATTGCCTCAATGACGATCGCAATTATATTCATGCTGCAAATTGCAGTATCTCCTGCGATCGCCTTAGAAAAAATTCCCCATCCACCCGAACCCTTTGCAGGAAAAATCAATCTGACCTTTGAAGGCTCGGAAGCAGTTAAGTCCGAACTCAAATTGCCTGAAAATCTCGGCATCGACAATGCACCGAATATCTTACTGGTGCTAATTGATGACGTGGGTTATGGTCAATACGGTAGCTTTGGTGGCGGCATTCCCACCCCGACGATGGATCGGGTGGTTAAAAATGGATTACAATACACCCAGTTCCATACCACTGCCCTCTGTTCTCCCACTCGCGCTGCCCTGCTGACGGGTCGCAATCATCACTCGGTAGGTACTGGTGTCATTGGTGAGTTAGGTACTGGTTTTCCTGGTTATTCGGGTGAAATTCCCAGTAACGCCGCTACTTTTGCCAAAATTCTGCAAGAATACGGTTATGCCACTTCTTGGTTTGGCAAAAACCATAATATACCCGACTGGGAAACGAGTCTTGCTGGTCCCTTTGACCATTGGCCCCCAGCGGTAGGATTCGACTATTTCTATGGCTTTGTTGGTGGCGATACCGACCAGTTTAGCCCTGCCTTGGTAGAAAATCTCAATCGTATTGAAGCACCAAAAACCAATGCCGATGGCTCACCCTACCATCTAACAACCGATTTGGCAGACCACGCCATCAACCACATTCGCCAAGTTAAAGAGATCGCGCCACAAAAACCTTTTTTTGCCTACTTTGCTACTGGTGCTACCCATGCACCCCACCAGGTTCCAGAACAGTGGATCGACAAGTTCAAAGGGCAATTTGACATGGGTTGGGATGAGTATCGCCAACAAACTTTTGAAAGACAGAAACAGCTTGGAGTTATTCCCGCAAATACTAAACTTACTCCCCGACCCGATTCTCTACCAGCCTGGAATTCTCTCTCGGCTGAAGAACAAAAAGTCTATGCTCGGATGATGGAAGTGTTTGCTGGCTTTACCGCCCAAACCGATTATGAAGTTGGACGTGTCGTGGATGCCATAGATGACCTGGGAGAGTTAGACAATACGCTGATTTTCTATATCGCTGGTGACAATGGCTCTAGCGCCGAAGGAGGTTTAGAAGGACTGTTAAATGAAAACACAGTTTTTAACGCCTTAAGCGAACCCTTAGATCGCAAACTAGCTGCCGTTGATGACTTGGGTGGTCCCAAATACTTCAACCATTTCCCTGCTGGTTGGGCTTGGGCGATGGATACCCCCTTCCAGTGGACGAAACAAATTGCTTCCCATTTTGGTGGTACTCGCAACGGTATGGCAATTTCTTGGCCCGCCAGAATTAAGGACAAAGGCGGCAAACGCTATCAGTTTAGCCATGTAATTGACCTGTATCCTACCATTCTAGAAGCGGTAGGAATTGAAACGCCTTTAGAAGTCAATGGTATTGCCCAAAAGCCAGTTGAAGGAACCAGTATGGTCTATACCTTTGATGATAAAGATGCCCCGTCTAGACATACCAAACAGTACTTTGAAATTGTCGGCAACCAAGGTATTTACGATAATGGTTGGATGGCCAGTGCTTTGTTCTCGATTCCTTGGAATGCTAATCCACCAAAAGATAAAGATATTCTCAACGGAATGGATTGGGAGCTATATCACATTGACGAAGATTTTTCTCAGGCGAACAACTTAGCTGAGGAAATGCCCGATAAAGTTTTAGAAATGCGCGAGCTATTCTACGCCGAAGCTGCTAAATATAATGTATTGCCTTTAGACGGACGTAGAACCGAACGCTTTCGGGTAGAACTTCGTCCGAGTTTAACTCAAGGACGTACTAACTTTGTTTACCCCGATCATCTGCGAGTAACTGAAGGAGCGGCTCCCGATCTCAAACACAAAAACTACACCATTACTGCCGAGGTAAATATACCTGAAGAGGGTTCTGAAGGTGTCTTGGTCACTCAAGGTGGACGCTTTGGCGGTTATGGTCTGTTCGTGAAAGATGGCAAATTAGTATATGTTCATAACTTAGCTGATGTGGAGCGTTATCAGGTAGTTTCCGATAAACCTCTACCGACTGGTGATGTGACCCTCAAGGCAGTCTATAAGTCCGATAAAGACGTGCCATTTTCAGGCGCAACGGTAACTCTCTACGCCAACAATCGCAGAATTGGCGAAGGACGAGTTGAAAAAACTTTACCGAACCGCATCTCTATTGATGAAACGTTCGATGTTGGTTATGACACGGGTACTCCTGTTACCGAAGACTACGAAACTCCCTTTGACTTTACAGGCAAGCTTAAGGAAGTGGCGATCGATTTAAACACTTAA
- a CDS encoding DUF2974 domain-containing protein, giving the protein MRFNRRQILLGGVGAGIAATTVTNYRTRQKQKQLRALAENQMPADRESLLEATFQADAEKIYQGQKIIDSLTLTPPTIPYDREISKILINCSKIATQQYLTGKTIPTYDGSIKELAAYTPSLDRYTQVASFQGKEAQISETVAVNVSNSDSSNSSDLLQENLDKAEEQVEEAIEEMVKLTREIPVYLGFVLSSPENNIIVFRGTQTRVEWINNVTAVQKDYTEPTSRQYFGKIHEGFIKNYLRIVDPIPREVAQKLDPTIPCYITGHSLGAALAVLAALDIALTTPQIREQIQLYTYACSRVGNPSFATLHAQQVPNSYRIVNLADPMPLMPPTQSVGTYVHVGQEWSFLSQNGDFMPNHVVDTYRAAVESEVETDRSRNYPVSGLA; this is encoded by the coding sequence ATGAGATTCAACCGCAGACAGATTTTACTTGGTGGAGTGGGAGCGGGAATTGCCGCTACCACAGTAACTAATTATCGAACTCGTCAAAAGCAAAAGCAGTTACGAGCTTTGGCAGAAAACCAGATGCCTGCGGATCGAGAAAGCCTTTTAGAAGCTACTTTTCAAGCTGATGCGGAGAAAATCTACCAGGGGCAGAAAATTATAGATTCTTTAACCCTAACTCCGCCTACTATTCCTTACGATCGAGAGATATCAAAGATTTTAATCAATTGTAGTAAGATAGCTACGCAACAATATTTAACGGGCAAGACTATCCCCACCTATGATGGTTCGATTAAAGAGCTTGCCGCTTATACACCGAGCCTCGATCGCTATACTCAAGTAGCTTCTTTTCAAGGCAAAGAGGCACAGATATCAGAAACCGTTGCGGTCAATGTGTCCAACTCTGACTCTAGCAATTCCTCAGATCTGCTTCAAGAAAATTTGGACAAGGCTGAAGAACAGGTGGAAGAAGCAATTGAGGAAATGGTAAAACTGACCAGAGAAATTCCCGTTTATTTAGGATTTGTCTTATCTTCTCCAGAAAACAATATCATTGTCTTTCGAGGAACCCAAACCAGAGTAGAATGGATTAATAATGTCACTGCCGTTCAAAAAGATTACACCGAGCCTACTTCCAGGCAATATTTCGGCAAAATTCACGAAGGATTTATTAAAAATTACTTAAGGATTGTCGATCCTATCCCCCGTGAAGTCGCCCAAAAACTCGATCCCACTATCCCCTGCTACATTACGGGACACAGTTTGGGGGCAGCTTTGGCAGTTTTAGCGGCTTTAGACATCGCTCTCACTACTCCTCAAATAAGGGAGCAAATACAGCTCTATACTTATGCCTGTTCTCGTGTCGGCAATCCTTCTTTTGCCACACTCCACGCTCAGCAAGTCCCCAATAGCTACCGCATAGTTAATTTAGCAGATCCTATGCCCTTAATGCCTCCTACTCAATCTGTAGGAACCTATGTTCATGTAGGGCAAGAGTGGTCATTTTTATCTCAGAATGGAGATTTTATGCCCAATCACGTAGTGGATACTTATCGAGCAGCAGTTGAGAGTGAAGTTGAAACCGACCGCTCTCGTAATTACCCTGTTTCGGGGTTAGCTTAA
- a CDS encoding DUF1622 domain-containing protein has translation MEWIEFLTFNLERLVTVTEFVLETISVICVITGLIKTIQLAIALSRRHRRHTPFPFNQIRLRFGIWLALALEFQLGADILATTVAPSLEELGKLGLIAIIRTFLNYFLGKELETEYELEKKKTDDENSIS, from the coding sequence ATGGAATGGATTGAATTTTTAACTTTTAACCTAGAAAGATTAGTAACTGTGACCGAGTTTGTTTTAGAAACAATTTCGGTTATCTGTGTGATTACAGGGCTGATTAAAACGATCCAGTTGGCGATCGCTCTTTCTCGCCGCCACCGCCGTCATACTCCCTTTCCTTTCAATCAAATTCGGCTTCGCTTCGGTATCTGGCTGGCTCTAGCGTTAGAGTTTCAGCTAGGGGCTGACATTCTAGCAACAACGGTCGCTCCTTCACTTGAAGAGTTGGGTAAATTGGGATTAATTGCCATAATCCGAACGTTTCTCAACTACTTCCTAGGTAAGGAACTAGAAACAGAATACGAGCTAGAAAAAAAGAAAACTGACGATGAAAATTCAATTTCTTAG
- a CDS encoding helix-turn-helix domain-containing protein, with protein sequence MPRLAPKPLELDNEEKQELEKILARHSTSQQVAKRAKIVLLASLGKNHRTIARELDISRKMARLWRERWLELKQKDVPVKERLLDAERPGTPTKFTTEQILQWRCTMNR encoded by the coding sequence ATGCCAAGACTAGCTCCTAAACCATTAGAGTTAGATAATGAAGAAAAACAAGAATTAGAAAAAATCTTGGCTCGTCATAGTACCAGTCAACAAGTCGCAAAGAGAGCAAAAATTGTCTTATTAGCATCTCTTGGAAAGAATCATCGCACAATAGCAAGAGAACTAGATATTAGCCGTAAAATGGCTAGACTTTGGCGAGAAAGATGGCTAGAGTTGAAGCAAAAAGATGTTCCAGTCAAGGAAAGACTATTAGATGCAGAAAGACCAGGAACGCCGACTAAATTTACAACGGAACAAATATTGCAATGGCGTTGCACAATGAATAGATGA
- a CDS encoding FG-GAP repeat protein, whose product MSGSSVSSAGDVNGDGLDDIIFGAPSANYGEESYVVFGFQTENIDGTSNDDKLVGTSSNDTINGLAGDDKLTGGGGRDTFVINAGDGIDTITDFGGVGRGINPPQRVIDEIDIIQFSGKGLYREQPGSQPEPN is encoded by the coding sequence TTGTCGGGTAGTTCAGTTAGCAGTGCAGGAGATGTCAACGGCGATGGACTTGATGACATTATCTTTGGCGCACCTAGTGCTAATTATGGTGAAGAAAGCTATGTAGTGTTTGGTTTCCAGACCGAGAACATTGACGGAACTTCCAATGATGATAAGCTTGTCGGTACTTCTAGCAACGATACAATTAACGGTTTAGCTGGTGATGACAAGCTCACTGGTGGCGGTGGTCGAGATACTTTTGTCATTAATGCAGGGGATGGCATTGACACCATTACCGATTTTGGTGGTGTCGGTCGAGGCATTAATCCACCGCAGAGAGTTATCGATGAAATAGATATTATTCAGTTTTCTGGTAAAGGGCTATACCGCGAACAACCTGGTTCTCAACCAGAACCAAATTAA